One Aethina tumida isolate Nest 87 chromosome 5, icAetTumi1.1, whole genome shotgun sequence genomic window carries:
- the LOC109606159 gene encoding dedicator of cytokinesis protein 1 isoform X5, whose amino-acid sequence MSTWSSVSDEFSYGIVIYNYKGEDDLKLELTVGETVHILQEEANWYYGYVTTNRNCKGIFPKNYVHIKQCITVDTKGPTPNFAFREPPITHEISSVLREWGYHWKNLYIQQSNKFEEIKNKIYDLLSQRSKILSGTLPVDELKRVTKQATEAIDEGNKTLGLDLVVRDKDGNIIDPDVTSTIQLYYHHKNATERMSSRSKVVVKDETPKTAIQQFSNVFLLSVRNFTFKLSEDAELLMMLYDAKEQRSFTENYVVRWNKEGLMSDLDQMYNLRVMFTDLGKKDLERERIFFVCQVIRVGAMEAKELELRRSSVSAMNAKNNKSYINNMRRPLGVAAMDITNYLSGKLESNLEKEFSVPFVSCEKDNLEQTLKKIINKNNSENRNQSQNQSLYVSWKLLRGDSKQVREENRHLVLGNVSTARKMGFPEVILPGDVRNDLYLTLLSGEFNKGNKSSDKNVEVTVKVCNKQGQPIPGVISVGGGIQNINEYRSVIYYHEDKPQWFETFKVAIPIEEFKTSHLKFTFKHRSSNEVKDKTEKPFAMCYVTLMQKNGTTLRDKRHDLVVYKIDHKKFDEDSLDYLELPSTLAEVKNQKASAGGLTVNLKDSFCIESNICSTKLTQNVDLLGLLNWSANKDSLEDSLKALMNVDGEEVVKFLQDILDALFNILMENQETDKYDTLVFECLLFIIGLVNNWKYQHFEPVLDLYIKESFSATLAYKKLIGVLKSIIDTRNLHTHAKDLMFRTMKCLQYVMRFISRSRILYRDLNPDVDDSFDEEFEELLQDIIIMMSITREDHHDLLREQGAVLKYFPSTIPDILMIYPPPRLSLVLCQILSGIPKGRLTKQKMMTINDIVHSKLFLISECRSILLPKFTEQIRDLFQTKEEGVATRQDGRRQNRSVAKVAQLLGTTAHCVNQHVGYSEEVDLCIKIMSDIMELLFRKNIGPTSDDLSEIIRTVLRTIIQSHIKMEKDNPHASMDSSACKATYVKGNLVAVMIDIFRQMTEEHYNEYINRFSTSFDILDFLMEILVVFKELVNNSIFPEDWSEMIMLQNSIILKSLRFFSHTIRDRFFDKFEYDAWSNFFHCAIAFMTQKALQLENFTSSKRLRLVNRYNDMRRETGFEIRQMWFNLGLHKIHFVPGLVELMLDMTLIPETELRKATIPIFFDMMQCEYYSSKLEFESYGDTKRDSTHIKASFAEFEKEMIHKLDTLFGLRGDAEYMNLFYDIMIELCEQHSSLAIEGIKFVKIVKKLMENLLEYRSIVSDENKENTMSCTVNLLDFYSEINKKEMYIKYLNKLYDLHIECDNYTEAAYTLMQHTILLDWSNDILSPLLVHSKYEKKTHRDLKEALYKDIIDNFDKGKMWECAISKCQELAKQCEEETFDYFKLRDLHQRMATFYDNIMKSVRPEPEYFRVGYFGQGFPKFLRNKIFIFRGKEYERLVDFSTRILNVFPKAELLKTLTPPGSDIQNSDRQYIQVNKVDPVMDEKKQRFSGKPVSDQIVKFYKVNNIQRYIYSRPFIKKDPNLNCNNEFSSLWLERTEIETTYPLPGILRWFPVKHSKVEEICPLRYAIETIERTNKDLTKFVNMYNMDKNMDVKPLSLKLNGILDPAVMGGIKNYEDAFFHSNYIDLYPENKILIMKLKDLIADQMPLLGLCVQIHKYIHTSEITALHTRFEECFKKMQEVVEREYGKKTCDLKLENEVQMRRHFSIAENRAMSEFPNSGDKQPHNSHSKTVIISPTKSLSGSSTYKKSKTPKEKRRSSKSDLGSPALVTGASQWYTEDTKSSTTTLSNGSPIIELTEELLPKRPLRAEVEKEKRLSRPPSGQFSRPNSMTVTIRGASSSGNSSNRDSVGTTDSSISEEDMIPPPLPLKSRDMDYSNLPPAENVSFLYSQRNSTARASIQIKWPEDNIVVDFDEVPPTPPPKPPKKQKF is encoded by the exons TTATATACAATTACAAAGGAGAGGATGACTTGAAATTGGAGCTGACCGTGGGCGAAACCGTTCACATACTGCAAGAAGAGGCGAATTGGTACTACGGTTACGTGACGACCAATCGCAACTGCAAGGGCATATTTCCAAAAAACTATGTGCACATAAAGCAATGCATTACAGTCGACACGAAAGGGCCTACTCCCAATTTCGCATTTCGTGAACCCCCCATTACGCACGAGATCTCATCGGTGTTGCGTGAATGGGGGTACCACTGGAAAAATCTCTACATC CAACAAAGTAACAAATTCGAAGAGATCAAGAACAAAATCTACGATCTGCTGAGCCAGAGGAGCAAAATCTTGAGCGGTACCCTACCGGTGGACGAACTGAAACGCGTGACGAAACAAGCGACAGAGGCCATCGATGAGGGCAACAAAACTTTAGGTTTGGACCTGGTGGTCAGGGACAAGGATGGCAACATCATCGACCCCGACGTAACCAGCACCATCCAACTGTACTACCACCACAAAAACGCTACAGAACGGATGAGCTCTCGATCCAAA GTTGTAGTCAAAGACGAGACACCAAAGACTGCCATACAACAGTTTTCGAACGTCTTCCTCCTTTCAGTAAGGAATTTTACGTTCAAACTGAGTGAGGATGCGGAACTACTGATGATGCTTTACGACGCCAAAGAGCAACGATCCTTCACAGAGAATTACGTTGTGCGATGGAACAAGGAGGGCCTGATGAGCGACCTGGATCAAATGTACAATCTGAGGGTTATGTTCACG GATTTGGGTAAGAAAGACTTGGAAAGGGAGAGGATTTTCTTCGTCTGTCAGGTCATTAGGGTAGGTGCAATGGAAGCCAAAGAGTTGGAACTGAGGCGGAGCTCCGTTAGTGCAATGAACgccaaaaacaataaaagctACATCAACAACATGAGGAGACCTCTTGGGGTGGCTGCAATGGACATTACCAACTATTTAAGTGGCAAATTAGAGAGTAATTTAGAGAAAGAATTTTCCGTCCCCTTCGTTAGTTGTGAAAAAGACAACTTAGAACAaactttaaagaaaattattaataagaacaATTCTGAAAACAGAAATCaatcacaaaatcaatcaCTCTACGTCAGCTGGAAACTGCTTAGGGGTGATTCAAaacaa GTTCGAGAAGAGAATCGACATTTAGTATTAGGTAATGTGTCAACAGCTAGGAAAATGGGATTCCCCGAAGTGATACTACCCGGTGACGTGAGAAACGACTTGTATCTGACGCTTTTGAGTGGTGAATTCAATAAGGGAAACAAATCCAGTGATAAAAACGTCGAGGTCACCGTCAAAGTATGCAACAAACAAGGACAACCCATACCA gGGGTGATAAGTGTTGGCGGTGGAATCcagaatataaatgaataccGTTCAGTTATTTACTACCACGAGGACAAACCTCAGTGGTTCGAGACTTTCAAAGTGGCAATACCAATAGAAGAGTTCAAAACTAGTCATTTGAAGTTCACGTTCAAACATCGGTCTTCCAACGAGGTAAAGGATAAAACTGAAAAGCCGTTTGCCATGTGCTACGTGACCTTGATGCAGAAAAACGGCACGACGCTTAGAGACAAGAGACATGACCTTGTGGTTTACAAGATAGACCACAAAAAGTTCGACGAGGACAGTTTGGATTATCTGGAGTTGCCGTCGACGCTGGCCGAAGTTAAGAACCAAAAAGCATCGGCTGGTGGACTTACGGTCAACTTAAAGGACTCCTTTTGCATAGAAAGCAACATTTGTTCCACAAAGCTGACTCAAAACGTTGATTTGCTGGGTCTCCTCAACTGGTCAGCTAACAAAGACTCCCTGGAGGATTCGCTGAAAGCTTTAATGAATGTTGACGGTGAAGAAGTTGTTAAGTTTTTGCAGGACATTTTAGACGCACTTTTCAACATTCTCATGGAAAACCAAGAGACTGACAAATATGATACACTTGTGTTTGagtgtttattgtttatcattggtttagttaataattggAAGTACCAGCACTTTGAACCAGTTCTGGATTTGTACATAAAAGAAAGTTTTAGTGCCACTTTAGCCTACAA GAAATTAATTGGAGTTCTCAAATCCATCATCGACACGAGAAACCTGCACACCCACGCCAAAGATCTGATGTTCAGGACGATGAAGTGCCTTCAATACGTGATGCGATTCATATCCAGGTCCCGAATTTTGTACAGGGATCTAAACCCGGACGTAGATGACTCGTTCGACGAGGAATTCGAAGAGCTGCTTCAAGACATTATTATCATGATGAGTATTACCAGGGAAGATCATCATGATCTGCTTAGAGAACAGGGGGCCGTCCTAAAATACTTTCCGTCCACTATACCCgacattttaatgatttatccTCCACCCAGGTTAAG CCTGGTTTTGTGCCAAATATTGAGTGGGATACCAAAAGGTAGGCTTACGAAGCAGAAAATGATGACGATCAACGACATTGTGCACAGTAAACTGTTTTTAATCTCCGAATGTCGTTCCATACTTTTGCCGAAATTTACGGAACAAATCCGGGATTTGTTTCAGACGAAGGAGGAG GGTGTTGCGACGAGACAAGACGGAAGGAGACAAAACAGGTCGGTGGCCAAAGTGGCTCAGCTGCTCGGAACAACTGCGCATTGCGTCAACCAGCATGTCGGATATTCGGAAGAG gttgatttgtgtattaaaataatgagcgACATTATGGAGTTGCTTTTCCGGAAAAACATTGGTCCGACATCAGATGACCTAAGCGAAATTATTCGTACTGTTTTAAGGACGATCATTCAGAGTCACATAAAAATGGAGAAAGACAATCCTCATGCT agtaTGGATAGTAGTGCATGCAAAGCAACGTATGTTAAA GGTAACTTAGTGGCGGTGATGATCGACATATTCCGGCAGATGACCGAAGAACACTACAACGAGTACATAAACCGCTTCTCCACCTCGTTCGACATACTGGACTTCCTCATGGAGATCCTGGTCGTGTTCAAGGAACTAGTCAATAACTCGATCTTCCCCGAGGACTGGTCGGAGATGATAATGCTGCAGAACAGCATCATACTAAAGTCGCTCAGGTTCTTCTCCCACACGATCCGTGACCGGTTCTTCGACAAGTTCGAGTACGACGCCTGGAGCAACTTCTTTCACTGTGCGATCGCGTTCATGACTCAAAAGGCGCTTCAGCTCGAGAACTTTACGTCCAGCAAGAGGTTGAGGTTGGTTAATCGTTACAACGACATGCGAAGGGAGACCGGGTTCGAAATCCGTCAAATGTGGTTCAACTTAGGGCTGCACAAAATCCATTTTGTTCCCGGTTTGGTGGAGCTGATGCTCGACATGACGCTGATTCCGGAAACGGAGTTGCGCAAGGCCACGATACCAATTTTCTTCGACATGATGCAGTGCGAGTATTATTCGTCGAAGTTGGAGTTCGAAAGTTACGGAGACACGAAGCGGGATTCGACGCATATCAAGGCGTCGTTTGCGGAGTTCGAGAAGGAGATGATTCACAAATTAGATACTCTGTTTGGGCTGAGAGGGGACGCTGAGTACATGAATCTGTTTTATGACATCATGATTGAGCTTTGTGAACAACACAGCAGTTTGGCCATTGAAGGTATAAAGTTTGTGAAGATCGTCAAGAAATTGATGGAGAATCTGTTGGAGTACAGAAGTATAGTCAGTGATGAAAATAAGGAGAATACCATGAGCTGTactgttaatttattg GATTTTTATTCGGAAATTAACAAGAAAgaaatgtacataaaatacTTGAACAAATTATACGATCTTCACATAGAATGTGATAATTACACAGAGGCCGCCTATACTTTAATGCAACACACAATTTTACTGGATTGGTCCAACGACATTCTGTCACCCCTTCTAGTCCACAGCAAGTATGAGAAGAAAACTCACAGAGACCTAAAGGAAGCTCTCTACAAAGATATAATTGACAACTTTGACAAAGGAAAA atGTGGGAGTGCGCAATATCAAAATGTCAAGAACTAGCAAAGCAGTGCGAAGAAGAAACTTTTGACTATTTTAAGCTGAGAGATTTGCATCAGAGGATGGCCACCTTTTACGACAACATAATGAAGAGCGTCCGGCCAGAGCCTGAGTACTTCCGAGTGGGGTACTTCGGACAAGGGTTCCCCAAGTTCCTGCGCAATAAGATCTTTATATTTAGAGGCAAGGAATACGAGAGACTGGTGGATTTTTCGACGAGAATTCTAAACGTATTCCCTAAAGCTGAACTGCTGAAGACGCTAACTCCACCTGGAAGCGACATACAGAACTCCGACCGACAAT ATATTCAAGTGAACAAGGTGGACCCAGTTATGGATGAGAAAAAGCAACGTTTCTCTGGCAAGCCAGTGTCTGACCAAATAGTGAAGTTCTACAAAGTGAACAACATCCAACGGTACATTTACTCCCgaccttttattaaaaaagatccCAACTTGAATTGCAACAACGAATTCTCCAGTTTGTGGCTGGAAAGGACTGAAATAGAGACGACTTACCCACTGCCGGGTATTCTCAGGTGGTTCCCCGTTAAGCACAGCAAAGTCGAAGAGATATGTCCCTTGAGATATGCCATTGAAACGATTGAGAGGACCAATAAAGATCTTACAAAATTCGTAAATATGTACAACATGGACAAAAATATGGATGTGAAACCTTTGAGCTTGAAACTAAATGGTATTTTGGATCCCGCCGTTATGGGGGGTATCAAGAACTACGAAGACGCCTTCTTCCATTCTAATTACATAGATCTGTACCCGGAAAATAAGATAttgataatgaaattaaaagaccTGATAGCAGATCAGATGCCTTTACTCGGCCTTTGCGTACAAATCCACAAATACATTCACACATCCGAGATAACTGCCCTCCACACTCGATTTGAGGAGtgctttaaaaaaatgcaagAAGTTGTGGAACGAGAGTATggaaaaaag ACATGCgacttaaaattagaaaacgaAGTACAAATGCGAAGACACTTCAGCATAGCTGAAAATAGGGCTATGTCGGAATTCCCAAATAGTGGCGA CAAACAACCGCACAATTCTCATTCCAAAACAGTGATTATCTCACCCACGAAAAGTTTAAGCGGCTCATCAACGTACAAAAAGTCGAAAACACCGAAAGAAAAAAGACGATCCAGCAAATCCGACTTGGGTAGTCCGGCACTCGTTACAGGGGCGTCGCAGTGGTACACCGAAGACACGAAAAGCAGCACGACTACATTATCTAACGGATCGCCCATTATTGAGCTGACCGAAGAA CTGTTACCTAAGAGGCCACTGAGGGCTGAAGTCGAGAAAGAGAAACGCTTAAGCAGACCACCTAGTGGACAATTCAGTAGGCCAAACAGCATGACCGTCACCATTCGAGGGGCCAGCAGTTCAGGGAACAGTAGTAACAGAGATTCAGTTG GAACCACTGATTCAAGTATAAGCGAAGAAGACATGATTCCGCCACCGCTACCCTTGAAAAGTAGGGACATGGATTACAGTAACTTACCTCCAGCAGAAAACGTAAGTTTCCTGTACTCACAGAGGAACTCGACGGCACGAGCGTCGATTCAAATCAAGTGGCCAGAGGACAACATCGTGGTAGACTTTGATGAAGTGCCTCCGACGCCGCCTCCAAAGCCGCCcaagaaacaaaaattctGA